The genomic stretch TCGACAACAACGGGCGGAGCGGCCGCGTCACGGTGCTGTCGGACGATGACATCATCCCGCGTCCATTCGTTGGAGACTTGACGGTGCGCGCCCTTGGTCGTGTGGGTCCTGCGCCGCTGACAAGGCTCGACCTGGAGGTTACCGGGAACATGACGGTGGCGATTACCGCTCGCGTCGACGCGAACGGCCGCGGTTTCCCCGGGGACGAGGGACCGGGCGCCGGCGAACTCAACCAGTCCGCCGGCGGCGGCGGCGGCCACGGTGGCGAGGGCGGCAATAGCAACACCGGCGCCAGCGGCGGGATCGCCTACGGCTCCGCCCTGCAGCCGACAACGTTCGGCTCGGGCGGCGGTACCGACATCGGCGGCGTCGAGACGGGTCGCCACGGCGGCGGCGCCATCAAGCTCTCCGTCGGCGGCACGCTGACGCTGGACGGCACCATCTCGGCCGACGGCTTCGGTGACGACGACGACAACCTCGAGTCGGGTGGTGGCGCGGGGGGGAGCATCTGGATCGACGCCGGTCAACTTGCCGGCGTCAGCGGGGAGATCCGCGCGACCGGTGGCGATGGTGAGGTTCGTGATAGTGTCCAATCGGGCGCGGGCGCGGGTGGCCGCGTGGCGGTGTACGTCAATGATCCGATTCCCGCTTTCCTCATCGACCGTATTACCGCGCTGGGAAACGACGGTTGGTCGAGCGGCATCACGGGCGGCGATGGCGCTGCCGGAACGGTGTACATCGAGGAGGCCGGCGTCGGCACGCTCATCGTCGACAACAACGGCCGCAGCGGGCGTGTCACGGTGCTCTCGGACACCGACATCCTGCCCAAGCCGTACGACGGCAACATGATCATCCGGGAGGTCGGCCGCGTCGGTCCCGCGCCGATGACGCTGCTGGACCTTGAATTGACTGGTGACCTGGACCTGCAACTCAATGGCGTGATCGACGCCAGCGGGCGTGGCTTCCCCGGCGACGAAGGCCCCGGAGCCGGCGAGCGCAACCAGTCTGCAGGCGGTGGCGGCGGCCATGGCGGCCTCGGTGGCAACAGCAACACCGGCGGTGCCGGCGGTGCATCCTATGGATCCATCTATGAGCCCACGACGTTCGGCTCGGGTGGAGGTACGGACATCGGGGGATCGGAGACCGGCCGCCACGGCGGCGGGGCGCTCAAGCTGGTCGTGGGCGGAACGCTCACGATCGACGGCACGATTGCCGCCAACGGGTTTGGCGACGACGATGACAATCTCGAGTCGGGTGGAGGCGCCGGCGGCAGCGTGTGGATCGACGCGGCCGCCGTTGAAGGCGTCAGCGGTCAGGTTTCAACCTCAGGCGGGGATGGTGAGGTTCGCGACAGCGTGCAGTCTGGCGCGGGTGCCGGCGGCCGAGTCGCGATCTACTCCGGAACGCCGCTGCCTGACTTCCTCCGGGCCCGAATCACTGCGCGAGGCAACGACGGCTGGTCGAGCGGCCTGAACGGTGGCGACGGTGCCGCCGGTACGGTGTACCTGGTTGAAGATGGAGTCGCCACGCTGATCGTCGACAACGGTGGGCGCAACGGTCGATTGACGCCGTTCGGTTCGCAGAATCCGGAGGTTGATCCGGATGGACGCCTCGCGATCGCTGGGTCGATGCTCGTCACGGGCGAGGCGTACGCCGGCCCGGAGCAGGGTGAGTTCCTCCACCTGGACGTACAAGACGACGTCGAGGTGACCGGAACGGGCACGATCACCACGACGTTCCAGGGATTCGCGAGCGACGAGGGCCCCGGCGCTGGCATGGCCGGCCGCACGTGGGGCGGCGGCGCCGGTCACGCGGCCGCCGGCGGCGACGGCCGAAGCGATGATCCCGATGCGCTCGGTGGCGAACCGTACGGAATCGACACGTTCCCCGTGACGCTCGGCTCGGGCGGTGGCAGCGATCCGGACGCGCCGCGCCGCGGCGGGCGCGGGGCGGGCGCGCTCCGCCTGAGTGTGGGTGGAAACCTCGACCTCGTGGGCCCGATCACCGCCAGCGGCGAGAGTGCCGGCGGCAATGAGGCCGGCGGCGGCAGCGGCGGAAGCTTGTGGATCGAGGCCGGCTCGATCACCGGCGTCAGTTCGATCAGCGCGAACGGCGGCAACGGATCGAGCGCCGGTGGTGGTGGTTCGGGCGGGTATGTCGCGGTCTACAGCTGCGACATCTCGCCATCCATTTCGTTCTCGGCCAATGGTGGAACGACAGGGTCGGGTAGCCGCGGCGGCGACGGCACGGTGCTCGTCGGATCGACGTCCGTCGAGATCACTTCGCAGCCGCCGATGGAGCAGACCCTGGCACCGGGGAGCACCCTGGAACTCTCGGTCAGCGCGACCGGCGTCGGCCCGCTCACGTATCAGTGGCGGTTCGATGGCCAGCCCTTGATCGATGACGGCCGCGTCAGTGGCAGCACGACGACCGATCTTCGGATCACGTCGATCACCGAGGACGATGCCGGCCGCTACGACGTACTGGTGTCGGACATCTGTGGACCGTTCCCGAGCCGCAGCAGCTTCCTGATCATCGATGGAACGTGCCGCGCCGACTTCGACGGCGACGGCGAGCTCACCATCTTTGACTTCCTCGGCTTCAGCAACGCGTTCGATGCCGGAGATCTGCGTGCCGACTTCGATGGCGATGGCTCGTTGACGATCTTCGATTTCCTTGCCTTCAGCAACGAGTTTGACGCGGGCTGCCCGTAGAGGGAGACGGGTTTCCTGCGCATCCTCCCGTGGCCACCGTGCCGGCTCGTGGTCGGCACGGTGGT from Phycisphaerales bacterium encodes the following:
- a CDS encoding immunoglobulin domain-containing protein; this translates as MMSPTTPTTPTTAPAAHRVLAAGLALSLSAAAALATPVLITEPTTIGPLDTEIMAPDGTIVPLAEAEITVSGTTLTINGRHDIMSLVIGTGSVVTHDANFVFDYSMGAGTDVVNGFDLAVAGDVVVDGSMSVTGRGFPGDQGPGAGSLDQSAGGGGGHGGEGGNSNTGAAGGITYGSVLQPVEFGSGGGTDIGGVEMGREGGGAIRLIVGGTLTVNGDISANGIGDDDDNRESGGGAGGSIWITTASLQGTTGLIRATGGDGEVRDSVQSGAGAGGRVAIYTDGAISPFLRDRITALGNDGWSSGITGGDGAAGTVYIEEAGRGELIVDNNGRSGRVTVLSDDDIIPRPFVGDLTVRALGRVGPAPLTRLDLEVTGNMTVAITARVDANGRGFPGDEGPGAGELNQSAGGGGGHGGEGGNSNTGASGGIAYGSALQPTTFGSGGGTDIGGVETGRHGGGAIKLSVGGTLTLDGTISADGFGDDDDNLESGGGAGGSIWIDAGQLAGVSGEIRATGGDGEVRDSVQSGAGAGGRVAVYVNDPIPAFLIDRITALGNDGWSSGITGGDGAAGTVYIEEAGVGTLIVDNNGRSGRVTVLSDTDILPKPYDGNMIIREVGRVGPAPMTLLDLELTGDLDLQLNGVIDASGRGFPGDEGPGAGERNQSAGGGGGHGGLGGNSNTGGAGGASYGSIYEPTTFGSGGGTDIGGSETGRHGGGALKLVVGGTLTIDGTIAANGFGDDDDNLESGGGAGGSVWIDAAAVEGVSGQVSTSGGDGEVRDSVQSGAGAGGRVAIYSGTPLPDFLRARITARGNDGWSSGLNGGDGAAGTVYLVEDGVATLIVDNGGRNGRLTPFGSQNPEVDPDGRLAIAGSMLVTGEAYAGPEQGEFLHLDVQDDVEVTGTGTITTTFQGFASDEGPGAGMAGRTWGGGAGHAAAGGDGRSDDPDALGGEPYGIDTFPVTLGSGGGSDPDAPRRGGRGAGALRLSVGGNLDLVGPITASGESAGGNEAGGGSGGSLWIEAGSITGVSSISANGGNGSSAGGGGSGGYVAVYSCDISPSISFSANGGTTGSGSRGGDGTVLVGSTSVEITSQPPMEQTLAPGSTLELSVSATGVGPLTYQWRFDGQPLIDDGRVSGSTTTDLRITSITEDDAGRYDVLVSDICGPFPSRSSFLIIDGTCRADFDGDGELTIFDFLGFSNAFDAGDLRADFDGDGSLTIFDFLAFSNEFDAGCP